The nucleotide sequence CGCCGTTTCGCCGACAACCAGGTGTATACTTTGGGTCATCAATTGGATTTATTGGACGGGCAGTCCAAACAATTCAGCTTTTTGTCAGCTCAAGACATTGCTTTCAAAAAAGTCTACAAAGTACAAAAGGCGAGTAAGCATGCAAAGTTGGGCTTACTCATTTCCAATACCGAAGAGAACAGCCTTGGCATCCCTTTGCCTAAGGGTGTGGTGAAAGTTTATGAGCTGGACCGCGATGGAGAACTGGAATTCACAGGGGAAGATGCGATCGGCCACACACCCATCGATGAAAAGCTGACGCTGCTAATCGGCGAAGCATTTGATGTCATTTCGGAGAGCCGTGAAATGGCACGCGAAAAACGGGGCGGCCAGGAATACGTCACCTATCGCTATGAATTGCGGAACGGAAAACAAGAAAATATCCGAATCGATATCAGCCACGCCATCTATGAACCGCTTTGGAAAATGGAATCTTCAACCCACGATTACGAAGTCAAAAACACGAGCGAAGTGGAATTTAGTGTTCGGGTAGCTGCAGGGAAATCAGTTGTAGTGGAGTTTACGTACAAAGTGGATAAACAAGCAAACCTCACATAAAAATGCGGAGAAAACAGCTCCGTATTTTTTTTATGGCAAAATTCGAGACCTTTCTTGTAATCTTAAAGAAATCGTGTTAAATTTTTTGTGGATATATTTTATCTATAATGGATAAAGAAAGTATATAATTGGGGTGGTAGAAATGAAATTAACTAAAGGTGTGGAACAAGCAATCTGCATTATTGTTTTGCTTGCGACCCAAGAAAGCAGCGCGCCGCTCGCATCAGACGAAATTAGCAAGCGGTTGGACGTATCGCCATCTTATATGAAAAAAATTACCAGGAAGCTAGTAGTGCAAGGAATAGCGATGTCCGTGCCGGGAACCAACGGCGGCGTGTCACTCGCGAAACCTGTGGAAAAAATCACGATGCTCGATGTGATTGAAGCGATGGAAGGGCCGATTGAAATGTATCCGGACAGCGGCCTGATCAATCGAGCTTTTCACGATGGCCAGTATGCCGAACGCGGCGAAACGATTTTACGCAAAGTTTTTGCTCAGGGCGACAACCTGCTCGTCGAGTATTTTTCAAAAGTGACGGCTGCTGATTTGCTGAAAGAAGGCTTTGGCGTGGAAAACCTCCCGACGCTCAACTGGAACCGGGAAACCTTAAGTGATGTATTGAATAAAGAACGGGATGATGAAAAGTGAAGATGTTCAAACAGGAATGGAAGCAGCTGTTTTCAAAACCGCTGCTGATCGGAACGATGCTTGTTATGATGTTTATTCCCATTATTTATGGCGGATTTTTTCTGGGATCGTCATGGGATCCATATGGCAAAACTGACCGGCTGCCGGTAGCTGTTGTCAATTTGGACGAAGCGGCGGAGTTTGAAGGACAAACTTTGTCAGTTGGGAAAGAGCTTGTCGATAATTTAAAGGGAAATGAAGATTTGGAATGGCATTTTACAGATGCCAAAGAAGCGGAGCGGGGAATGGAAAAAGGCAAGTACTTTATGACTTTGACCATTCCGAAAGATTTTTCGTTTAATGCAACCACTGCTATGGGGATGCAACCGAAGCCGATGAACCTCCAATACGAAACAAATCCGGGCCGCGGCTTTTTTATAGAAGCGGTCAGCAAACAGGCGACTGCAGATATCCGTGAACAGATTTCAGAAAGTGTCACGAAAGAATATGTACAGGCGGTGTTCAGCCAAATCCAAACCATCGGCGAGGGCATGAACGAAGCATCAGAAGGGGCAGGCAAGCTCGAAACCGGAGCGGGTGACCTTCAAACAGGAAACAATAGGCTTGCAGCCGGGCTAAGTGAACTGGCTAGCGGAACTTTGACGTTCCGTGATGGTGCTGACAAGCTCGAAGTGGGCGTCGGCCAATTCGCAGAAGGGGTCAACCAGTTAAGCGCTGGAGCCGGACAGCTTCGGGAAGGGGTTTTTGCTTACACTTCCGGAGTAGGCAGTTTGCAGTCAGGGATAGCCGGACTCGCTGATGGCAGCGTCCAATTGTCGGAAAATGGGACAGCGCTCGTTCAGGGGTCTGAAGAACTTGCCAATGGCATTGGAGCACTCGTGCCGGGAGCAGCAAAACTGAACGCCGGTTTATACGATGCCCAAAGCGGCAGCGGAAAACTGGATCAAGGCTTACACGAACTGCAATCGAAAACCAGCCAGCTGATCGGAGAAAATTCAAGCGTTCAGCAATTGGCAGACGGACAGAAAGAGCTCCAGACAGGCCTGAAGGAATTGCAAGCAGGGAGTGCTTCGTTGGAGCAGGGGCTTGCATCTTTGCAAGGCAGTTTGCCGGA is from Planococcus liqunii and encodes:
- a CDS encoding RrF2 family transcriptional regulator, with the translated sequence MKLTKGVEQAICIIVLLATQESSAPLASDEISKRLDVSPSYMKKITRKLVVQGIAMSVPGTNGGVSLAKPVEKITMLDVIEAMEGPIEMYPDSGLINRAFHDGQYAERGETILRKVFAQGDNLLVEYFSKVTAADLLKEGFGVENLPTLNWNRETLSDVLNKERDDEK